In Carya illinoinensis cultivar Pawnee chromosome 16, C.illinoinensisPawnee_v1, whole genome shotgun sequence, a single window of DNA contains:
- the LOC122298813 gene encoding uncharacterized protein LOC122298813 — translation MAFKEDIEVRDDRSQQHAEVNEPLELVTLYADCPEATTRIGTQFLPADREALKQLLIEHRDIFAWNHEEMPGIDYGVIEHCLGVDPAHKEAHYPEWLSDVFMVKKAKGKWRMCVDFTDLNKACPKDSFPLPRIDIIVDATAGHHMLSFMDVYSGYNQIQMHIADKEKTSFVTDRGLYCYQVMPFRLKNAGATYQRLVLRNVHPWNEQCDEVIKKLKQYLASPPLLKRPEKGDVLYAYLAVSQHAVSAVLVKEEEAAQHPVYYAPLAKVLRKPDSTGRLIGWLIELSEFDVEYEPRKAIKGQALADFVVESSGFSQEETMEPSGKPWVLFIDVSSCREGGGLGIHLLSPDGQGRHYMATLTFKVTNNETEYEALIVGLSVVARMGIPRADNEAIDKLAQAALGIEEVPLPWQVERRVIEVLVVGMEVGILGSNTPEWASRLMEYLDKGKLPKTREEWGVDLMGPFLPGKGGVKFMIVAVDYFTKWVEVELLATITSRVVTKFLWKNIVCRFGILQRIITDNGCQFDSDHYKEWYAELKIKAKYSSPAHPQANGQAEATNKVLLSILKKKVATKKGDWANELPGYFGRTELQQNLQQENSHLHWRTDARQLLQLK, via the exons ATGGCTTTCAAAGAAGACATAGAGGTCAGGGATGATCGAAGCCAACAACATGCGGAGGTCAATGAACCTTTAGAGCTTGTAACACTATATGCTGACTGCCCTGAAGCCACCACACGAATTGGGACGCAGTTCCTACCGGCGGATAGGGAAGCTTTGAAGCAGCTACTGATAGAGCACAGGGATATCTTTGCATGGAACCACGAAGAGATGCCTGGTATAGATTATGGAGTCATTGAGCACTGCTTGGGCGTAGACCCAGCGCACAAG GAAGCCCACTATCCAGAGTGGCTGTCTGACGTATTTATGGTGAAAAAGGCAAAAGGGAAATGGAGAATGTGCGTGGATTTTACAGATTTGAACAAAGCTTGTCCAAAGGATAGCTTCCCCTTGCCACGCATCGACATCATTGTAGATGCAACAGCAGGACATCATATGTTGAGCTTCATGGATGTGTACTCAGGTTACAACCAGATACAGATGCACATAGCAGACAAGGAAAAAACCTCGTTCGTCACAGACCGAGGGTTATATTGCTACCAGGTCATGCCCTTCAGACTGAAGAATGCAGGGGCGACCTACCAAAGGCTG GTACTGCGGAATGTGCATCCTTGGAATGAACAATGTGATGAGGTgatcaaaaaattaaagcaGTATCTGGCTAGTCCGCCCCTTTTGAAACGACCAGAGAAGGGTGACGTGCTTTACGCATATCTAGCAGTCTCCCAGCATGCTGTATCTGCCGTCCTAGTAAAGGAGGAAGAAGCCGCCCAACATCCAGTATATTAC GCCCCCCTAGCAAAAGTCCTGAGAAAACCAGACAGCACGGGAAGATTGATAGGTTGGTTGATTGAGCTGAGCGAGTTCGATGTGGAATACGAACCAAGGAAGGCTATTAAGGGGCAAGCGCTGGCAGATTTTGTGGTAGAGTCCTCAGGATTTTCCCAAGAAGAAACGATGGAACCGTCAGGAAAGCCGTGGGTATTGTTCATAGACGTCTCATCTTGTAGAGAAGGTGGAGGCCTGGGAATACATTTGTTGAGCCCTGACGGCCAGGGGCGGCATTACATGGCAACGCTGACATTCAAAGTGACAAACAACGAAACTGAGTATGAAGCACTTATAGTAGGACTGTCTGTAGTAGCCCGAATGGGA ATACCAAGGGCGGACAATGAGGCCATAGATAAATTGGCACAGGCGGCATTAGGAATAGAAGAAGTGCCTCTACCATGGCAAGTAGAAAGGAGGGTCATCGAGGTCCTTGTCGTTGGCATGGAAGTAGGCATCTTGGGATCTAACACTCCAGAATGGGCGAGCAGACTAATGGAATACTTAGACAAAGGAAAACTACCAAAAACAAGAGAAGAG TGGGGTGTAGATTTGATGGGACCCTTTTTGCCAGGAAAGGGTGGAGTTAAATTCATGATAGTTGCCGTGGATTACTTCACAAAGTGGGTAGAAGTAGAACTGCTGGCAACCATCACAAGCAGGGTTGTGACAAAGTTCTTATGGAAGAATATTGTTTGCAGGTTCGGAATCCTCCAAAGGATTATAACGGACAATGGGTGCCAGTTTGACTCGGACCACTACAAGGAGTGGTATGCTGAATTGAAGATCAAGGCAAAGTACTCCTCCCCAGCCCACCCCCAAGCAAATGGTCAAGCTGAGGCAACAAATAAAGTGTTACTCTCAATCCTTAAGAAGAAGGTCGCAACAAAGAAGGGAGATTGGGCGAACGAGTTGCCAGGGTACTTTGGGCGTACAGAACTTCAGCAAAATCTCCAACAAGAGAATTCCCATTTACACTGGCGTACGGATGCGAGGCAGTTGCTCCAGTTGAAGTAG